A stretch of DNA from Synergistaceae bacterium DZ-S4:
CTCCCGGATGGGGAGGAAAAGGAGGTAAATGCGGACCCGGCGGGGGCATGCCTATGGGCTTCGGCCAGCAGATGTGGCAGGACTCAGCTCCCGAAGTGAGGGCGAAGATGGATGAGAGAGCGAAGCTCCATATCGATCTGAGGGCAGAGCTCCAGAAGGATATTCCGAATAAGGCAAAAGCCCGTGATATACACGAGAAGATACAGAAGCTGGACCGGGAGATCGAAGCCGCCCAATTTGAGGAGATACTTAAGGATCCCTCAAAGTTCAAAGCCAGGGCAACGGGTCCCAGGCACGAATTTTCCCCTGAGGACAGAGCAACGCTGGAAGAGATAAGGAAGCTCCATTCCGAGATGAGGACCGAGCTTCAGAAAGAGACGCCGAACAAGGCAAAGATCCGCGATCTTCACACAAAGATACAGAAGATAAAAAATGACCGTGACAATGCACGCTTAGAAGAGATGCTCAAAAGCCCCGAGGCTTTCAAAAATAGCCGCGGTTATGGCTGGGGATGCAAAAACGGTCAGCCGCAGCAGTAGTTTGGACCTTCGAAGCCGAAGCCATACAGATCGACGGCTCCGGCTTCGAAATACCGTCATTATTTTTAATTTTTACTGCAATATAATTTCCTGATTTATGACAAAATAGTTATTGATATTTATGTATGATAATAAGAGGCGGGACGATCAAAGATCTTTTTCGGGGCGGTGGGAGCGGTGACAAAGATACTTATTGTAGAAGACGAAAAAGCAATAGCGGATGTAGAAAAGGCCTACGTGCTCCGGGAAGGATACGAAGCAGACATTGCGAGGGACGGGGTGGAAGCCCTCAGGATGTTCAATGAGGGAGTCTACGATCTTGTGCTTCTCGACCTGATGCTGCCAGGTATGAAAGGCGAAAGGGTCTGTGAAGAAATAAGGGCGGCGTCAACAGCTCCCATAATAATGGTCACAGCAAAAAGCGGTGAGGATGATGTCATAGCAGGACTTGACGCCGGCGCGGATGACTACATCATAAAGCCGTTCAGTCCAAGGGTCCTCATGGCACGGATAAGGGCCAACCTCAGAAACACCGACCGCTCCGGGACAGGAAGCACCGGGATATTAAAAATAGGACAGGATGTAGAGATAGACAACGACAAACTGACAGTGACTAAAAAAGGCAAGCATATCCCCCTCACTAAAAATGAATTTATGATCTTTTCAAAGATGGCCTCAAGGCCGGAAAAGACATGGACAAGGGACGAACTTATAATCCATGCACTTGGATATGAATACGAAGGTTTTGAAAGATCGATAGACAGCTATATCAAAAACATAAGAAAAAAACTTGCAGATCCCGAACACGATAACGGATACATAAAAACAGTCCATGGTTTCGGATACAGGATCTCGGAGTAAGCTGATGAAGCGTTCACTGCGGACCCAGATGCTTTTCCAGTACGTGGTCATCGTCATAATATGCATGCTGGTGATACCTGCCGGTATATCAAAACTGCTGGACAGGCAGTTTCGCCTTTTTTCTTCCGACAGGCTCCGCGAAGATCAGCAGGAGGCAGTACGGATCCTCGAAGAGAACTACGACTTACGAGGTCATTGGGACATAACTGCTCTCTCCGGACTGAGGGGGGACATCCTCCGATGGCCTATGGTCCATGCGGCTCTCTATGATCCGGAAGGGATACTGATAGCCGAGTTCAGGCGGCCGATGAGACATGGCGCCATGAGGGGACCTATGATGAACAGCAGCAGTGATGACCGGGGTTTTGTCAGTCCCGGAAGAGGTGAACTGGCAATGAACGAATTTCCGGTGTCTTCCGGAGGCAAGGTCGTTGGCAGTGTCCGTTTCCTCTGCCTGCCCTTCATTGAGAGCAGGGAAGGCATCTTCCTGAAGAAATTCAATTCCCATATGAAATATGCAATAGGGTTCATGCTCATAATTGCGGTCATCATATCTTTTGTAATGGCTGACTTGATCAGCCGGCCTGTCCTGAATGTCTCAAAGATGGCGTCGCTTATAGGCAAGGGCAGGTATCAGGCGGATGAAGGCCTGAAGTCGGATATCACGGAACTTCAGGCACTCATAGACAGCATTAAAAGGCTCGGCCTGGGCCTTGAAGAACAGGAAGAGCTCCGTAAGAGGCTTATGAGCGACATAGCGCACGAACTCAGGAACCCTCTCGCGATAATCAAATCACACCTTGAGGCTTTTGAGGACGGGGTCTGGGAACCTACAAGAGAGAGGATCAAGCTCACTGTGGATGAAATAGACAGGCTTTCAAAGATGATCTCCGAGATCGAAAAGCTAACTTCGATAGAGAATGCCGGAAATGGCATCGTGCTTGGATCGGCTGATCTGTCCAATTTGACGGAGAGGGTCGCCATGACGTTCGACCCCCTCTACAGGTCAAAGTCCGTAGATCTGAAAAGGGAGATAGAGGCAGATGTATTCCTGGCAGCAGATGAGACGAAGATAAGGCAGGCAGTCGAAAACCTTCTTTCCAACGCGCTCAGATACACCGACAGCGGCGGGACCGTGACTCTCTCCCTTGTCAGATCGGACGGCGCGGCAGATATCAAAGTCAGTGACACGGGCATAGGCATATCCGAGCAGGACCTGCCATATATCTTTGAACGTTTCTACAGGACAGACAAGTCACGTACCAGGTCAAGCGGAGGACTCGGCATAGGCCTGGCAATAACCAGGGCGATAGTTGAAGCCCACGGCGGCAAAGTCATGGCCGAAAGCAGGGAAGGCGAAGGCAGTACATTTACAATTACGCTTCCTCTCAATAAATCATAGATAGTTAACTCGGAGGTGCATTGTCCGTTGAGAAATAAACTGATCGCTGCGGCACTAATGATTTGGATCCTCTCAGCCGGAACTGCAATGGCGGAGACATTGACACTTGAAGCCTGCATAGATACTGCATTGGAGAAGCACCCGGATATGGTCGCAGCAGCGGCAGAAGTTGCTTCAAAGAAGGCCGCGGTAGGGCAGAGCGCCGCGGACAGCAGGCCGCAGGTGAGTGCAGGGGCTTCCTATACAAGGAGCGACAGTACCGACTCCACAGACGATTCAGGAAGGTACAGCACCTCCGTTTCGCTTGAACAGTCTGTCTACGACTGGGGTAAAAGGGGCCTCCGGATAGAGGGGGCAAAGATAAACATGAGTGCCGCGGAAGCGGAATACATGGATACAAGGGACAAGGTCATCGCAGCGGTCAGGTCGGCATATTACAACCTTAACAGAGCTGTAAGGCAGCATGAGGTTGCAAAGGCCAGGTATGACAATTACCAGAAGAGGCTCTCCTGGGCGAGGTCCTACTACGAGGTCGGTACAAAGCCCAAAATTGAGGTGACAAAGGCTGAAGCTGACCTTGCAAATTCAAAGCTGACGCTTGTCAAGGCCGGGTCAGCGGCAGAGCAGTACAGGGCGCAGCTTGCCTCGGCAATGGGCCTGCCGATGATGGAAATAAAAGACTTTGCAGATGTCCTCACCTATGAAGACTGGGGGGTGCCGATCGGAGAAGCGGTAGAAAAAGCTCTTTCAAACAGGCCCGACCTTGTTTCACAGCGCAGGAAGGTCGAATATGCCGAAACCCTTGTTGCATTGCAAAAAAAAGGACTCTCTCCCGAAATCAGCGCTTCAGCGGGATACACCGCATACGGAAGCGCTCCCTTTGACGACAATGGATGGAACGCCAAACTTTCACTAAGTTTTCCCATATATGACGGGGGACTTACCAGAAGCAGAGTCGAAGGGGCCGAGGCTGACCTTGTTTCGGCAAAGGCACAGTTTGATGCCGCATCGAACAATGTGATGCTTGAGGTAAGGAAGGCCTGGCATGCACTGGCTGAGGCTAAAGAGGCGCTTAATGCCTCCCTTGAAGCCGAGAGGCAGGCCAGGGAGACTTATGAACTGGCTGAAGGGCGCTACGAAGCGGGAGTGGGAAGCAGTCTTGAGATATCCGATGCAGTCGAAAGCTACGCCTCGGCCCAGACAAACACCATCCTCTCGCTCTATGAATGCAAGGCAAAGCGCCTTGATCTCGAAAAGGCCATGGGAGGTCTTTAAGAATGAACATTGCAGGCAGGAAAATTTCAAAAAAACTTAAGGGCAGGATCATCGGAGCAGTACTCTTGCTGGCCGCGCTGTTTGGGGTAATTTACTGGAATTACGGCAGAAGTTCTGATGAGATAAGCTACAGGACAGAAAGGGCAGTCAGGTCGGATCTGCGTTCAGTCATACAGGCCACCGGCACCCTTGATGCTGTGGAAACTGTGGATGTCGGTACCCAGATATCAGGCACAGTCAGGGAAATATACATCGACTACAACAGTGTAGTAAAAAAAGGACAGATCATTGCTGAGATAGATTCGGCCACACAGGAGGCCGACGTTGCACAGGCAGAGGCGAACCTTATGGCAGCCAGAGCAGATCTTATGAATTCTGAGGCAGTATTTGCCAATGCCGAAAAGAGCCTTTCCAGAACAAGGAAATTGGCTGAAAAGGACCTGATAGCAAAAGCTGATATCGATACAGACGAAAAAACCTACCTTACTGCAAGGGCACAGGTCGCTGCGTCAAAAGCAAGGATCAGTCAGTATGACGCCACTCTGAGAAAAACAAGGATCAACCTGGGTTATACAAAGATATACTCTCCAGTGGACGGGGTGGTGGTATCCAAGAACGTTGAGAAGGGACAGACTGTCGCGGCAAGTTATCAGACCCCGAGCATTGCGGAGATAGCGAAGGATCTCAGCCAGATGCAGGTCGAAGTCAATGTCGACGAGGCCGATATCGGAGGAGTGAGGGAGGGACAGAAGGCGACCTTTACAGTTGATGCCCATCCCAACGAACCGTTCGAAGGAAAAGTTACTCAGGTGCGCTTTTCGCCTACAACTACCGACAACGTAGTTACATATGCGGTAATAGTGAGAGTCTCCAATGATAAGGGACTCCTGATGCCGGGGATGACTGCAAATGTCTCGCTTATCGTTGAAGAACGGCAGGATGTGATCGTGGTTCCGAACAGCGCTTTCAGGTTCAAGCCCGCGGATCCTTCAGCAAACCAGAAGCAGCAGGGGCCTCCCGGGATGGGTGCACAGACAGTGGCTGAAGTAAAGGCCCCGGCTGTATACATGCTCAATAAAAAAGCCCCGGTAAGGATCGAGGTCAAAAAAGGCATATCAGACGGACAGAACACGGAGATAATCTCCGGGCTCAAAGAGGGCGATGAGGTAATTACGGGGATCATCGTTCCCAACGGAGCGAAATAGATGACATTGGTAGAACTGAAGGATATCCGCAAAAGCTTCAGCATGGGCAGAGAGGAAGTGGAGATACTCCATGGGATAAGCCTCTCTGTTGAAAAGGGTGAGTTCGTTGCGATGATGGGCCCTTCGGGCTCAGGAAAGTCAACTACTATGAACATTCTCGGGTGTTTGGATAAACCAACATCCGGGACATATTTTCTTAACGGACAGAATATCAATGACCTTGAAAGCGATGAGCTTGCGGTGATAAGAAACAGGACGATCGGTTTCGTCTTTCAGGGATTCAACCTGCTGCAGAAGACAAGCGCGTTGGAGAACGTAGAGCTTCCGCTCCTATATGCAGGAATGCAGAAAAAAGAACGCAGGGAGAGGGCTAAAGAAGCCCTCATCCAGATGGGACTGGAAGACAGGCTATACCACGAGCCGACACAGCTTTCGGGGGGCCAGCAGCAGAGAGTCGCGATCGCACGGGGCATAGTAAACAGGGCCCCTATCCTTATGGCTGATGAACCTACCGGAAATCTTGACTCGAAGACAAGCGACGAAATAATGGGACTGTTCAAAAAGATCAACGAGAAAGAGGGGACAACGATACTGTTGGTCACCCATGAACCTGACGTCGCCGCTTACGCAAAGAGGATAGTTCATTTCAAGGATGGCATGATAACGAGCGATGAACCAAACCGGATGGTGAAAAGCGCATGATATCGATGACAGAGATCTCCCGCACCGCAGTAAGGGCGCTGCGCCGGAACAAGACCAGGTCGATGCTTACTGCCCTGGGCATCATAATCGGTGTAGCGGCCGTAATAGCAGCTTTCGCCGTAGGCCAGGGAGCGAACAAGAGCATAGACGAACAGATCGCCTCCTTCGGAAGCAACTTTATAATGGTATTTCCTGACAGATCAGCATCGTCAGCTTCGGGCACCGTCAGATACATCACATATGATGATGCCCTTGCCGTAGAGCGGGAGGTCTCCGGGATCGAGGCAGTGGCGCCAATGATCAATACATCTGCCCAGCTTGTTTACGGCAACACTAACTGGAGTACGAGCGTCATAGGAAGCACTCCCGCATATTCACTGGTTCAGGACAGGGAGGTGGAGTACGGCAGGAACATCAATGACAGCGACGTAAGACAGGGTGCCAAGATTGCTGTGATAGGGAAGACCATCGCGGATAAGATGTTCTTTGGTGAAGACCCTGTAGGCAGGTCAATAAGGATCAAGAAGGTCCCGTTCACGATAATCGGTGTATTCAGAACGAAGGGCCAGAATACCATGGGGCAGGACCAGGACGACCTTGTCCTCGTTCCCCTGACGGCAGCGCAGAGGAGGCTTGTCCGCTGGAACACTCCCGGAAGGATAAGCACCATATACGTCAAGGGTGTTTCGATGAACGCGCTTCAGTACATACAGAATGAGACGGAGGTCCTTATGAGGGAGAGGCACAGGATCAGGCCCGGAGAACCGGACGACTTCTCCGTCAGGAACATATCCCAGATGCTTGAGGCGCGCCGGAAGACTACGGCCATCATGTCTATGCTCCTCGGCTCCATAGCTGTAATATCCCTTGTGGTCGGGGGAATAGGCATAATGAATATAATGCTCGTCTCTGTCACTGAAAGGACCAGGGAGATAGGGATAAGGATGGCAGTCGGGGCTAAGTCACGGGACATCCGTTTCCAGTTCCTTATTGAGGCGGTAGTTCTTTCGATGGTAGGCGGCACACTGGGAATAATACTGGGCGTCTTTGCGGGGCATGCGCTTGCTTCGTTTACAGCAGCCCCGCCTATATTTTCCGCCGGGTCCATAATACTGGCATTTGTCTTTTCGGCCCTTGTCGGCATAGGTTTCGGCTATTACCCGGCATGGAAGGCCTCCCTTCTTGATCCGATCGACGCGCTGAAATACGAATAAGACCAAGGGGCGTCCTCTCTTTAGAGCTCGCCCCTCAGCGCGTCTCTCACCGCTCTTTCCCACATGTCCGTCTTTTCCCTGTCTCTGCCGGCGCATGCCGGACTTGTAGATAACAGTGTCGTATGGGGCAAATGCGGCTTGCCGAAATAATTTCTGTAGCTTCTGAATGCAAAACCGCCGTTAAAAATTATGGATGATATGGCAGGATATCCTTTAAGCAATCCGGGAACATCGTTCGGGATCGCGGTCCTGATGCTGCTGTCGCTGCTCCCGGTGCGCTCAGCTGACTTTATCACATCCCACAGTGCGATGCGGTTTTCAGCCAGAAGCCCGATCTTAGTCCTGTAATCTGAAGAATAAGGCATTACAAATACAGAGAACATAATTTTCCAGAAACTGTTCTGTCCATTCGCGTAGTACTCATTCTCCCTCAAAGACCTCACCCCCGGAAGCGAGCCGAGAATAAGCACCTTTGACCTTTTATCTATTATTGGCTGAAAGCTGTATTCCACGTTTTCCATCCTCCCGGACCAATTATAACCCGCAATGAAAATTATAAATTTATGCAACCGATTGAACTTTTGCTGCAACCTGATTTTCCGGACAAAAAATACTCTTGACGAATCCCAATTCCACGTTATAATACTCAAGAACTTTGAACCGCAGGTAAATATACAAAATATACAAAACTAAATTTTAGGTTTAGTTAACTATCCTGCCGGAGAAAAAGCGGAACTTATTTTCCATTTTTAATGGTGATGAAGGGGATAGCAAAGATGAAAAACAAAGTCTTCTTGACACTTGCGGACGGAAGCGTATGGAGCGGAAGGGGCGAACTCTGCACTCCCACCGAAGGCGAAGTGGTCTTTACGACAGCCGGATGCGGATATCCCCAGACCCTTTCAGATCCTTCGTACTGCGGCCAGATCGTTGTCTTCGCATACCCTCCGGTGGGAACATACGGTGTAGACACCGAGCGCCTCGAAGGGCGACGGGCATGGCTTTCCGCGGCACTGGTATCCTGTCTCGACGAAACTGAAAATGGACGATTCAAGCCTCTCAGTTCATGGATGGAGGAAAATGAAACTCCGTTGATAGATGGGATCGATACAAGACAGCTGATCTTAAAAATAAGAGAGACCGGTTCGATAATGGGCAGGCTCGATCATTCGCCTGCACTTCCCGAAACAATAGAGCTTCCGCATGATCTGGTCAAAAGAGTCTCATGCAGAGAGATTGAAGTGACTGGAGACGGGGATGTCTCAGTCGGGGTAATGGATTTCGGGGCCAAGGAGAACATCATAAGGAGCATGGCAGCACGGGGTTGCAGGGTAGTCAGATTCCCCAACACTGCCAAGGCAGAAGATATTCTTTCAAGCGGTGTCAGCGGCATCATACTCAGCAACGGTCCCGGCGATCCCTCCGTTCTTGATAGTGAAACGGAAGAAATAAGGAAAATTTTGGGCAAAAGGCCTGTGCTTGGAATATGTCTTGGTAATCAGCTTCTTGCGAGGGCATGCGGTGCAAAGACCCATAAGATGAGATACGGACACAGGGGAGCCAACCAGCCGGTGATGGATCTCTCAACAGGCAGGGGTATATTGACCAGCCAGAACCATCAGTACGTAGTCACTGAAGAGAGCATGGGGGGGACAGGGCTTGAAGTGGCCTTCAGACACCTCGGCGACGGAACTGTAGAAGGCTTGCTTCACAGGGGATTTGATGCATCAAGTGTCCAGTTCCACCCTGAAGCGTCGCCGGGCCCGGAAGACGCATCATACATATTCGATGATTTTGTCGCACATATCCGCGAGTCAGGAGATAGATAGGATGAAGGATAACAGCATAAAGAGAGTCCTGGTCCTGGGTTCGGGACCGATACGGATCGGTCAGGCTGCAGAATTTGACTACGCAGGCAGCCAGGCGTGCCGTGCTTTGAAAGAGGAGGGCTGCGAAGTCATACTTCTCAACAGCAACCCTGCCACCATACAGACCGACCTGACAGTGGCGGACATCGTCTGCATCAAGCCGCTCCTTCCGGAGGTCGTTGAAGAGGTACTGAAAGAATACAGACCGGACGGAGTGGTCGCTACCCTTGGAGGGCAGACCGGGCTCAACCTATGCATGGAGTGCGAAAAGAGAGGGACGTGGAAGAAGTACGGCTGCAAAGTGCTTGGCACACAGCCTGAGGCTATTGAACGGGCCGAAGGAAGGGAACCTTTCAGGAAGGCCATGATCGATGCAAAACAGCCGATCATCGCCAGCAGGGGGATATCCTCCGTGGCAGGGGCTCAGGAATTTGCGATACTGACTCCGCTTCCGCTCATACTTCGTCCGGATTTCACACTCGGAGGGTCCGGAAATTCTGTGGTAAGAAACATAGAGGATCTTGTGGTCAGGGTAGAGGATGCGCTTACTGCTTCGCCTGTCGGCAAGGCCCTTATCGAGCGATATCTTGAGGGATGGCATGAGATAGAGGTCGAAGTCGTCCGCGACAATCTTGGTAACGCTCTTGCTGTCTGCAGCATGGAAAACGTAGATCCCATGGGCGTCCATACAGGGGATTCTATTGTTGTTTCGCCTGCCCTTACCCTGACGGACAGCGAGTGGCAGATGCTCAGGAC
This window harbors:
- a CDS encoding response regulator transcription factor, with the translated sequence MTKILIVEDEKAIADVEKAYVLREGYEADIARDGVEALRMFNEGVYDLVLLDLMLPGMKGERVCEEIRAASTAPIIMVTAKSGEDDVIAGLDAGADDYIIKPFSPRVLMARIRANLRNTDRSGTGSTGILKIGQDVEIDNDKLTVTKKGKHIPLTKNEFMIFSKMASRPEKTWTRDELIIHALGYEYEGFERSIDSYIKNIRKKLADPEHDNGYIKTVHGFGYRISE
- a CDS encoding HAMP domain-containing histidine kinase; this encodes MKRSLRTQMLFQYVVIVIICMLVIPAGISKLLDRQFRLFSSDRLREDQQEAVRILEENYDLRGHWDITALSGLRGDILRWPMVHAALYDPEGILIAEFRRPMRHGAMRGPMMNSSSDDRGFVSPGRGELAMNEFPVSSGGKVVGSVRFLCLPFIESREGIFLKKFNSHMKYAIGFMLIIAVIISFVMADLISRPVLNVSKMASLIGKGRYQADEGLKSDITELQALIDSIKRLGLGLEEQEELRKRLMSDIAHELRNPLAIIKSHLEAFEDGVWEPTRERIKLTVDEIDRLSKMISEIEKLTSIENAGNGIVLGSADLSNLTERVAMTFDPLYRSKSVDLKREIEADVFLAADETKIRQAVENLLSNALRYTDSGGTVTLSLVRSDGAADIKVSDTGIGISEQDLPYIFERFYRTDKSRTRSSGGLGIGLAITRAIVEAHGGKVMAESREGEGSTFTITLPLNKS
- a CDS encoding TolC family protein, which produces MRNKLIAAALMIWILSAGTAMAETLTLEACIDTALEKHPDMVAAAAEVASKKAAVGQSAADSRPQVSAGASYTRSDSTDSTDDSGRYSTSVSLEQSVYDWGKRGLRIEGAKINMSAAEAEYMDTRDKVIAAVRSAYYNLNRAVRQHEVAKARYDNYQKRLSWARSYYEVGTKPKIEVTKAEADLANSKLTLVKAGSAAEQYRAQLASAMGLPMMEIKDFADVLTYEDWGVPIGEAVEKALSNRPDLVSQRRKVEYAETLVALQKKGLSPEISASAGYTAYGSAPFDDNGWNAKLSLSFPIYDGGLTRSRVEGAEADLVSAKAQFDAASNNVMLEVRKAWHALAEAKEALNASLEAERQARETYELAEGRYEAGVGSSLEISDAVESYASAQTNTILSLYECKAKRLDLEKAMGGL
- a CDS encoding efflux RND transporter periplasmic adaptor subunit, whose translation is MNIAGRKISKKLKGRIIGAVLLLAALFGVIYWNYGRSSDEISYRTERAVRSDLRSVIQATGTLDAVETVDVGTQISGTVREIYIDYNSVVKKGQIIAEIDSATQEADVAQAEANLMAARADLMNSEAVFANAEKSLSRTRKLAEKDLIAKADIDTDEKTYLTARAQVAASKARISQYDATLRKTRINLGYTKIYSPVDGVVVSKNVEKGQTVAASYQTPSIAEIAKDLSQMQVEVNVDEADIGGVREGQKATFTVDAHPNEPFEGKVTQVRFSPTTTDNVVTYAVIVRVSNDKGLLMPGMTANVSLIVEERQDVIVVPNSAFRFKPADPSANQKQQGPPGMGAQTVAEVKAPAVYMLNKKAPVRIEVKKGISDGQNTEIISGLKEGDEVITGIIVPNGAK
- a CDS encoding ABC transporter ATP-binding protein — translated: MVELKDIRKSFSMGREEVEILHGISLSVEKGEFVAMMGPSGSGKSTTMNILGCLDKPTSGTYFLNGQNINDLESDELAVIRNRTIGFVFQGFNLLQKTSALENVELPLLYAGMQKKERRERAKEALIQMGLEDRLYHEPTQLSGGQQQRVAIARGIVNRAPILMADEPTGNLDSKTSDEIMGLFKKINEKEGTTILLVTHEPDVAAYAKRIVHFKDGMITSDEPNRMVKSA
- a CDS encoding ABC transporter permease, whose amino-acid sequence is MISMTEISRTAVRALRRNKTRSMLTALGIIIGVAAVIAAFAVGQGANKSIDEQIASFGSNFIMVFPDRSASSASGTVRYITYDDALAVEREVSGIEAVAPMINTSAQLVYGNTNWSTSVIGSTPAYSLVQDREVEYGRNINDSDVRQGAKIAVIGKTIADKMFFGEDPVGRSIRIKKVPFTIIGVFRTKGQNTMGQDQDDLVLVPLTAAQRRLVRWNTPGRISTIYVKGVSMNALQYIQNETEVLMRERHRIRPGEPDDFSVRNISQMLEARRKTTAIMSMLLGSIAVISLVVGGIGIMNIMLVSVTERTREIGIRMAVGAKSRDIRFQFLIEAVVLSMVGGTLGIILGVFAGHALASFTAAPPIFSAGSIILAFVFSALVGIGFGYYPAWKASLLDPIDALKYE
- a CDS encoding DNA-deoxyinosine glycosylase → MEYSFQPIIDKRSKVLILGSLPGVRSLRENEYYANGQNSFWKIMFSVFVMPYSSDYRTKIGLLAENRIALWDVIKSAERTGSSDSSIRTAIPNDVPGLLKGYPAISSIIFNGGFAFRSYRNYFGKPHLPHTTLLSTSPACAGRDREKTDMWERAVRDALRGEL
- a CDS encoding carbamoyl phosphate synthase small subunit — protein: MKNKVFLTLADGSVWSGRGELCTPTEGEVVFTTAGCGYPQTLSDPSYCGQIVVFAYPPVGTYGVDTERLEGRRAWLSAALVSCLDETENGRFKPLSSWMEENETPLIDGIDTRQLILKIRETGSIMGRLDHSPALPETIELPHDLVKRVSCREIEVTGDGDVSVGVMDFGAKENIIRSMAARGCRVVRFPNTAKAEDILSSGVSGIILSNGPGDPSVLDSETEEIRKILGKRPVLGICLGNQLLARACGAKTHKMRYGHRGANQPVMDLSTGRGILTSQNHQYVVTEESMGGTGLEVAFRHLGDGTVEGLLHRGFDASSVQFHPEASPGPEDASYIFDDFVAHIRESGDR